In the Sus scrofa isolate TJ Tabasco breed Duroc chromosome 6, Sscrofa11.1, whole genome shotgun sequence genome, one interval contains:
- the LOC100516085 gene encoding zinc finger protein 256, giving the protein MAATVLWDPPQGGVNFEDIAVYFSWEEWRLLDEAQRRLYLDVMLDNYALISSLGCCCGAEGSEAPFEQIDSLGVSQARISEAALSSQETHPCGMCGPVLRDIFHLAESQEAEHHQKLLRCGACAKRFYFGASIQQHQEEQIREKPFRSSVDEALFVKSCRLLVSQKPFTCGEFEKDFPIIMGCLQQQATHAVEKPNIIAQCGSSLQSRKSHHTWGECKKALSPEHTLLQDQGVYTGRPCFVCSECGKTFRYKSSFVVHQRVHVGEGLHMCGECGKSFRQNSSLSQHRSVHTGAMQYNCSKCGKSLSHKSVIISPHTWCNGENSYVCSECSKSFTSSSALTYHQRSHTGERPYECNECGKSFISRPALRYHQRSHTGERPYECSDCGKSFTTSSNLHYHQRVHTGERPYKCSECGKSFNNRWVLIQHQRVHTGERPYECTECGKLFKYGSQLNQHQKAHTGEKPFKCSECGKSFNNRWTLIQHWRVHTGERPFECSECGKFFNRRNNLILHQRIHTGIRPYACNECGKSFTFSSSLRYHQRAHTGERPYECKECGKSFISRSDLHYHHRVHSGERPFECSECGKSFIQRNNLIIHQRVHTGERPYVCDECGKSFTCSSTLHYHQRVHTGVRPYVCSECGKSFITMSKLRCHQKGHTGERP; this is encoded by the coding sequence gttgctgctgtggagcagaGGGTTCAGAGGCACCTTTTGAACAGATTGATTCTCTAGGAGTGTCACAGGCCAGGATATCTGAGGCAGCTTTATCTTCCCAGGAGACCCACCCCTGTGGGATGTGTGGTCCAGTCTTGAGAGACATTTTCCACTTGGCTGAGTCCCAGGAGGCAGAACACCACCAAAAACTGTTGAGGTGTGGAGCATGTGCAAAACGATTTTATTTTGGTGCAAGCATTCAACAGCACCAGGAGGAGCAAATACGAGAAAAACCTTTCAGAAGCAGTGTGGATGAAGCCTTGTTTGTGAAGAGCTGCAGACTCCTTGTGTCACAGAAGCCATTTACCTGTGGGGAGTTTGAAAAAGACTTCCCGATCATCATGGGATGTCTGCAGCAACAGGCCACTCATGCTGTAGAGAAGCCAAACATAATCGCCCAGTGTGGGTCAAGTTTACAAAGCAGGAAAAGTCATCACACCTGGGGAGAGTGCAAGAAAGCCCTCAGCCCTGAACACACACTTCTTCAGGACCAGGGTGTCTACACTGGAAGACCTTGCTTTgtgtgcagtgaatgtgggaaaacaTTTAGGTACAAATCCTCATTTGTTGTGCACCAGAGAGTCCACGTTGGAGAAGGGCTTCACATGTGTGGTGAATGTGGAAAATCCTTTAGACAAAACTCAAGCCTCAGTCAACATCGAAGTGTTCATACTGGGGCAATGCAGTATAATTGCAGCAAATGTGGGAAATCCTTAAGTCATAAATCTGTCATCATTTCTCCCCACACATGGTGCAATGGAGAGAATAGTTATGTGTGCAGTGAATGTTCGAAGTCTTTTACCTCTAGCTCAGCCCTCACTTATCATCAGAGATCTCACACAGGAGAAAGGCCTTATGAGTgcaatgaatgtgggaaatcttTCATCTCCCGGCCTGCTCTCAGATATCATCAGAGATCTCACACAGGAGAGAGACCTTATGAGTGCAGTGACTGTGGGAAGAGTTTTACCACTAGCTCTAACCTCCATTATCATCAGAGAGTTCACACTGGAGAAAGGCCATAtaagtgcagtgaatgtgggaaatcttttAACAACAGATGGGTTCTTATTCAACACCAGAGAGTACACACAGGAGAAAGGCCTTATGAGTGTACTGAGTGTGGGAAATTGTTTAAGTATGGATCCCAACTGAATCAACACCAGAAAGCTCACACCGGCGAAAAGCCTTTTAAGTGCTCTGAGTGTGGGAAATCTTTTAACAATAGGTGGACACTTATTCAGCACTGGAGGGTTCACACAGGAGAAAGGCCTTTtgagtgcagtgaatgtggaaaaTTCTTTAATCGAAGAAATAACCTCATCTTACACCAGAGAATTCACACAGGAATAAGGCCTTATGCATGCAACGAATGTGGGAAGTCTTTTACATTTAGTTCCAGCCTCCGTTATCATCAGAGAGCTCACactggagaaaggccttatgagTGTAAGGAATGTGGTAAATCTTTTATCTCTAGATCTGATCTCCATTATCACCATAGAGTTCATTCTGGAGAAAGGCCTTTTGAGTGTAGTGAGTGTGGGAAATCCTTTATCCAAAGAAATAACCTCATAATACACCAGAGAGTTCACACAGGAGAAAGGCCTTATGTATGTGATGAGTGTGGTAAATCTTTTACCTGTAGCTCTACCCTCCATTATCATCAGAGAGTTCACACTGGAGTAAGGCCTTATgtgtgcagtgaatgtgggaaatcatTTATTACCATGTCTAAACTGCGTTGTCATCAGAAAGGTCACACTGGAGAAAGACCTTAG